The stretch of DNA AAAGGAACGCAATAAAAGTGTTTTGTGATGTCAGCAGATACATGGACTATATCAAGAAAGAAGTCCCGTTCGTGAATTATGTGCGGGACAGAAAAGAAGCGCAGGTCCATATCATGCTCACCCAGCGGAGAACCGGCAGCAGGGGCGAGGAATACACAATGACGTTTATGGGGCAGTTGAACTTTACAGGCCTGGATGACACGCTGAAATACGTGTCCCGCCAGATGGACCCGGAGGAGATCATCCGTGGGAATATCGTGCGGATCATGAAAATGGGTTTGATGCGGTACGTGTCGAGAACTTCTCTCGCGGAATATATCACGATAGACTATCAGCAGAGGACGGACCCCGCCGCCGTGGCGGACAAATGGAACTACTGGGTGTTCAACATCCAGACCAACAACGAGCTGAACGGAGAGGAGTTGAGCCGGGAACTCATCCTCAGAGGATCGGTTTCCGCCGACCGGGTCACCCCCGGCTGGAAGCTCCATCTCAATGCGAACGCGGAAAACAACACGGAGGAGTATGAAACGGAAGACCGCACCATTTCCAGCTCCACACGGTATCGGGGATTCCGGGGAATGATTGTGAAAAGTATCGGGGAGCACTGGTCCGCCGGGGCGTGCGGTTCGGCGCGGTCGTCCGTCTTCGAGAATATGAAGCTCTCATGGAATGTCGCCCCCGCGATCGAATACAACGTGTTTCCGTATCGGGAATCGACGCGGAAAGAATTCCGCTGGCTTTACCGGGTTGACTATACAGACATCCGCTACAACGAAGAAACGATTTTTTTCAAGACCCGAGAAAATCTTCTCGGTGAAAACCTCTCCTCCACCTTCGAGATCAAAGAAAAATGGGGTTCGGTGAGCTGGACGATGGAAGGCTCGCATTATTTTCATGATTTCAAGAAAAACCGGTTGAGGCTGCACACGAATGTCAATCTCCGCCTTCTCGAAGGTTTTTCCCTGAACATTCACGGAAACATAACGAGAATTCACGACCAGTTGTCTCTGTCGGGAAAAGACTTGACGGAAGAGCAAATTCTCCTGGGTCAGCGGCAGCTCGCCACAAATTATGACTATTTTCTTTCACTCGGCTTGAGGTATACCTTCGGCTCGATTTTCAGCAATGTCGTGAATCCCCGCTTCGGAGACGACTGAATTTTAATGGGTGAGAGGTTCCATGTTGCCGGGTTCCGTCCTTTCCCACCTCGAGCATGTCGTCCGTGCGCCGGTGAGACACGGGGCGGGAGCGTATGCAGTAACAAGTTTTCGTGAAATGCAACACCTCATGATTTTGATATGAAGAATATCGGTTTCATACTCCGCTTCTTTTTCATCTTGTCAACGGCTGACAATCTTCGTATTATATTTTCACATTCTCACGGTAACTACATGAACCATCACTGGTAAAAAGAAAGGTTTTTATGGTACGTATCCTTTTTATCTACTTCGCTATTCTAATCCTCTGTGGTTCAACAATTCGTGCTCAGAGTGCTCCGGTAAAAAAGCCCGCGAATCTCCACCCGGTCGTGATCATAGAGACAAGCATGGGAACCATGGAGATCACTCTCGACGCCGAAAAAGCCCCCGTTACGGTGAAGAATTTCCTCACGTATGTACAAGAAGCCTTTTACGACAGCACCATTTTCCACCGGGTCATTCCCAATTTTATGATCCAGGGCGGCGGATTAACGATTAATTACGCCCAGAAAACTACCCATGAACCGATCATCATCGAGGCGAACAACGGCCTTTTGAACAAGCGCGGAACCATCGCCATGGCCAGAAAGAACGATCCCAACAGCGCGACTTCGCAGTTCTTTATCAATCATGCGGATAACGCCTTTCTCGATTACAGCGAAAAGAATCCCGGATACGCTGTTTTCGGAGCGGTCACCAAAGGCATCGAGGTCGTGAACAAGATTGCGGCGGTTAAAACCGGGGTGCAGGATGTTCCGGTTGAGCCAGTGATGATCCTTTCTGTGAAACTGAAATAAAACCGGGAAAGAATCGTATGGTTACTATGGAAGAAATACAAACCTTTGCTCAGCTAGTGGCGGAGGAATTCCACCCGGAACGTATCATCCTTTTCGGATCCTATGCATACGGTTCACCTGGTCCGGAATCTGATGTGGATATTCTTGTTGTGCTGCCATTCGAGGGAAAAAACTTTCGAATGTCAATGAAAATCCTCGCGATGGTGAACCCGCCGTTTATTATTGACCTCCTTGCGCGGCGTCCAGACGACACACTACTTCGGTACAGATATGGTGATCCGCTTATTCGCGAGGCAATTGATCATGGGAGGGTACTTTATGAATCCGGTCGTTGAGGAGTGGATTCAAAAAGCTAAGGCTGATTATAGAACAGCGCAGCGAGAATTAACCGTTGTGGAGAATCCTAACTACGATGCCGTATGTTTTCATGCCCAGCAGAGCGCCGAGAAAATCATGAAGGCGCTCCTCATTCTTCGTGGAGTACTCCCCCCGAAAGTTCATGATTTGACATATCTGAGTCGGCTCATAACCGAAGGAGACCCCGATTGGTCCTGGCCGGAAGAGGCGCTTCATTTTCTCACCCGTGCAGCGGTTGATTATAGGTATCCGGGTGAGTCCGCCGATTATGAAGAGGCCGCTCAAGCGGTGGATATCTGTGCAAGACTTCTTGCGGCGATTGAAATGCTCATCTTGCGTCCGTAGGAATGCATCAGTACAAGGAAGTTTATTCTCCAATACGAACATGATAGGTCGAGTGTGTCCATTTACCCCTATACAACTTATACAAAGGAGCGTACCATGAGCACAAAAGACTTCTCGCGGCGGACGTTCATCGGAACCGCAATGGCAGCGGGGGCGCTTGCTGTGGCCTGCGGCCAGGCGAAAACGAAAAAGGCAGCCGTTCCCGTCATGCTCGACAAAGCCCCGGACGGTCAGGAGCTTAAAGCCGGGCTTGTGGGCTGCGGAGGCCGTGGTTCCGGAGCGGCGCTGAATTACATCGGGGCCGGCCCCAATCTGAGAGTCGTGGCGCTGGGAGATGTATTCCTTGACCGTGTGGAGAGCGCAGGCAAGACCATCAAAGACAAAACCGGGCAGGATGTCCCGAAAGACAGGTGTTTTGTCGGGTTCGACGCTTTCAAAAAGGTCATCGATTCGGGTGTGGACATTGTCATTCTCGCGACCCCGCCGCATTTCCGTCCGGAACATTTCGCCGCCGCGGTTGCCGCCGGGAAGCATGTGTTCATGGAGAAGCCGGTGGCGGTTGACTCGACCGGCATCCGATCCATCATCGAGTCCGCAGGCCAGGCTAAAACAAAGAATCTCTGCGTGGTGACCGGCACCCAGCGTCACCATCAGCGCGCCTATGTGGAAATCTGGCGCAGGGTGCAGGAGGGCGCCATCGGGGACATAGTCGCCGCCCGCGCCTACTGGAACCAGAACAAGCTCTGGCACCGCGACCGTGACCCCAAGTGGTCCGATATGGAATGGATGATCCGCGACTGGGTGAACTGGCGCTGGCTTTCCGGCGACCACATCGTGGAGCAGCACGTTCACAATCTCGATGTCATCAACTGGTTCACCGGCAGCCACCCGGTGAAAGCGGTGGGCATGGGCGGACGGGCGCGGCGGGTCACCGGAGACCAGTTCGACTTCTTTAGCGTGGATTTTACCTTCGAGAACGGCATGCACCTGCTCAGCATGTGCCGCCAGATAAACGGCTGCGCCAACAATGTATCCGAATTTCTGGTGGGAACCAAAGGCTCCACCAACTGCGCCGACACCATTTACGGTCCCGACGGCAAGATCGTTTTCAAGATCGAGGTGAAATCCAAGGAGGCGAAGGCGAAGGCGGAGAAAGCGGCCAAAGAGAGCAAAGAAAAACCGAAGTATGAGATAATGTACTTCGAGAAAGACAGCCCCTTCGACCAGGAGCACATCGATCTCGTGACCGCCATCCGCATGGGAGAGCAGATCAACGAGGCGGAAGCAACCGCATTTTCCAACCTGGGCGCCATCATGGGCTGTGAGTCGGCCTACACCGGCGCCGAGACGAACTGGAAAGAAATGATGGATTCACCCATGCGACTGGGCCCGACCGAGTACGCGCTCGGCAAGGCGGACCTCACTGCTGTCATTCCTGCGCCTGGCAAGGCGTTCGAGCCGGATAAAGGGAAAACACCTGTGCCGGATAAAGGCAAAAAGCCCGCTCAAAAAAAGTGACAGAGCGACAGAGTAAAGAGAAATAAATTTATACATGACGATATTTTAATGCGTTTATTTTCCAAATAGATGCCGAAACAAGTTCGGCATGACACGTGTCATCCTGAACTCGTTGCCGCTTCGCGGGAACGATAAAACCGTTTCAGGATCTAAACACTCGAAACATGTGCCTTTATTTCGTCATGTATAGAACTCTTTTCCTTTGCAGCATTGTCGCTCTGCACCTTTCATAAGGAGAGAATCCCATGCATATAAAACGCCGCATTTTCATACAAACATCCGCTGCCGCAGGAGCTATGGGAATTATGACGCAAACCGCACACGCTTTTACCATGCCGGACCCGCCGCGCAAGGCCACGCTCAAGCTCTCCTGCCAAGAAGGAGTCGCACCCGAAGGATCGCTCGCCGAGAAGCTCGATTTTCTGGAGAAGAACGGTTTTGCGGGTTTTGAAGTGGGCGGCGGAAACTTATCCGGACGGGTTTCTGATCTCCAGAAAGCCCTCAAAGGCCGCGCCATCAAAATCAGCGCCATCTGCGCCGGGTTCAAAGGAGTCATCATCTCGGAGCAGGAACCTATACGCCGTCAGGCGATGGACTCCATGAAAGAAATCCTCACCGCCGCCGGGGAGTTGAATTCAACCGGCCTCATTATCGTTCCGGCGTTCAACAATCAGACCAAGCTCGGGAATCTGGAAGCGAGACCCATCCTTGTCGACCTCTTGAAGGAGCTCGGCGAGCACGCGGTGAATGTGAAATCCCGCATTCTCCTGGAGCCCTTGAACCGGAAAGAGGCGTTCTTCCTCCGCCAGGTGGCCGACGCCGCCGCCATCTGCCGTGATGTGGGAAGTCCCGGCATCTCCTGCATGGGCGATTTCTGGCACATGACCTGGGAGGAGACGAGCGATCTGGGGGCGATTCTTTCGGCGGGAACTTACCTTCACCACATGCACATCGCCAGCCGGAAGAGGAGAAAAATGCCCGGAGAAGATGAAGGCGACAATTACGTTGACGGTTTCCGGGGACTGAAACTTCTCGGCTACCAAGATTATGTCAGTTTCGAGTGCGGTTCGGTAGGTGACAAGAAAGCAACCATCCCCGCTGCGGCGAAACTCCTCCGCGAACAGTGGGAAAAGGCGTGAAAAATAGGGTCGAAGGCGTAAAAGACTCCCCCGTTGTTTTCAATCTGTCCGTTTTCGGACATTGTATGTCCGAAAACGGACAGATTTCGATTCCCCCCATAAATCCTCTATAATCTATTTTATTGCATAACATATAAATAATAATAATGGCATAATATTTGCTATATTTTAACATTGTTCAGTTTCTTCATATAGGACCATTACCTGGTTTTTATAGAATATCTTAAGGTGAGGCCGAAACATGATTCCGGGAATGGGTCGCATGATCCGGTGGGGTGTGCCTGGGCTGTTCCTGCTTCTCGCCTGCGGGAAGAATCTTGATAATCCGGTATCTCCTCCCGTTAAAACGTTCACGGTTCAGGGGAAGGCGCTCTATTCGTCGTTATCACCCGCACGGGAAACAACAATTCATATCACCGTGGAAGGAAGCGAAAATGCAATCGCCACTGATGCAAATGGTCAATTCACATTCTTCGGGCTGACTGAAGGAAAGTATATATTGAAGGCTGAGAAAAAAGGTTATATCATCTGTCCGGACAGTCTGGAAGTAACGATCCCTGACGAAAAGAATAAAATGCAGAATTTCATTGTTTTATCTACAGCAGAATATTCAAACATAATTCTAAACAAGATTCGCCGAGTTTATGGCCGTATTACAGAAGCTGGAGGAACTCCGGTAGTTCGGGCGACTGTGACCATATTCGGCGGCGGTTCTCCGAACACGATGACCGACAACAATGGAAATTTTTCTTTCGATGTTTATTCTGGCGATAGTATCCTCATTGTCCCAAAAAAGGAGGGGTATTCCTATTCATTCACCCCGGATTCTCTCTTTATGGTGACTGACTGCAATGCGCTTTTAGCTGAGTTCACAGCAAGGAATGAGGGGGCCCCGTTACATTCTATATCAGGCCATATTCTCATGAAGGATTTGAGCGCCGGGCATCTCATAAGAATATCTCTATTGGAGAATGGAGTATTTTGTAACGGCCCGACAATAGATTCTTCAGGCGGCTACAACATTCCGGGAGTGAAAGACGGCTCGTACATATTACATTTCCAATCGTACTATTTTGAATTCGACCGCAATGATGTCCCCGTGATCCTGAACGGTGAAGATAATGCCGCGCCGGAAATCAGGGGGACATATACCGGGCCGACATCATATCAAGTCTATGGGAGAGTTGTGAAAGGTGATGGAATCGGGATTCCCGGTGTGATAGTGGACATGGAATACACGGTAGCTTACGGGCTGAAAATGAGCCTTGTAACCGATAGCAGCGGTTCATTCCTTTTTCACATGGCTACGTCGCCGGGCACCACTGATCATTATATCGTAAAACCCGGCATGAATGGATATGTGGTTTCACCAGAAAATTACGACCTTTATCTTACCGGAATAGAAGAAATTCACAATGGCGTCGACGTCACTATCCCCGATTTCGTCGCGTCTCCTTCTCCCTGATCGATGCAGACCTCATCGAGTAGGGAATTGCAGGGGTTCAGCATGCTGAACCCCTACTCTGTTTTACGCCAAAATTCTGAACTCCAGATCCATTTCTATGACGGAAAATTTTTACTTTTCCAGGTATTCGGCCAATGGGGCATCGGAATGGTTCAGTATAAATGTCGAGGGATGTCCCTTCACCCCTAATTTATTCACCGCCCGGACAACGAGGGTGTTCCTCCCGGACTGCAGGAGCCAGGTATAGCGCTCGCCGGCCTCTTTCCATCCGGTGTCGTCCACATTGATCTCGAAACGGCTCAGATTGGGAGTGTAGGTTTCGAACCGGAGGAAAAGCCGGTCGTTCCCGAATGTCGAGGTGGCATCAACATGCACCCGGTTCAAATCCGGCCACATGTCTCTTGGACGGTCGGTGTGCCAGGTATACTGGCGTTTCGGCGGAGTTCTGGCGTCATACCAGTTGACATACCCGTCCCACGGCCACCAGGTACATCCATGCGAGAGCGGACGGGGGTAAGGCTTCTCGTACCAGTTGTTTCGCGGCACCATGCGCATGAACGCGGCATTGATGAATCCGGAGAGCACGACTCCCGGCTGGTTGGTGAGTGAACCCCGTTTGACTGTGGGGGGCATATCTTTCTTCAGCGGCATCC from Candidatus Latescibacter sp. encodes:
- a CDS encoding peptidylprolyl isomerase — encoded protein: MVRILFIYFAILILCGSTIRAQSAPVKKPANLHPVVIIETSMGTMEITLDAEKAPVTVKNFLTYVQEAFYDSTIFHRVIPNFMIQGGGLTINYAQKTTHEPIIIEANNGLLNKRGTIAMARKNDPNSATSQFFINHADNAFLDYSEKNPGYAVFGAVTKGIEVVNKIAAVKTGVQDVPVEPVMILSVKLK
- a CDS encoding nucleotidyltransferase domain-containing protein, translating into MVTMEEIQTFAQLVAEEFHPERIILFGSYAYGSPGPESDVDILVVLPFEGKNFRMSMKILAMVNPPFIIDLLARRPDDTLLRYRYGDPLIREAIDHGRVLYESGR
- a CDS encoding HEPN domain-containing protein, producing MNPVVEEWIQKAKADYRTAQRELTVVENPNYDAVCFHAQQSAEKIMKALLILRGVLPPKVHDLTYLSRLITEGDPDWSWPEEALHFLTRAAVDYRYPGESADYEEAAQAVDICARLLAAIEMLILRP
- a CDS encoding Gfo/Idh/MocA family oxidoreductase, producing the protein MSTKDFSRRTFIGTAMAAGALAVACGQAKTKKAAVPVMLDKAPDGQELKAGLVGCGGRGSGAALNYIGAGPNLRVVALGDVFLDRVESAGKTIKDKTGQDVPKDRCFVGFDAFKKVIDSGVDIVILATPPHFRPEHFAAAVAAGKHVFMEKPVAVDSTGIRSIIESAGQAKTKNLCVVTGTQRHHQRAYVEIWRRVQEGAIGDIVAARAYWNQNKLWHRDRDPKWSDMEWMIRDWVNWRWLSGDHIVEQHVHNLDVINWFTGSHPVKAVGMGGRARRVTGDQFDFFSVDFTFENGMHLLSMCRQINGCANNVSEFLVGTKGSTNCADTIYGPDGKIVFKIEVKSKEAKAKAEKAAKESKEKPKYEIMYFEKDSPFDQEHIDLVTAIRMGEQINEAEATAFSNLGAIMGCESAYTGAETNWKEMMDSPMRLGPTEYALGKADLTAVIPAPGKAFEPDKGKTPVPDKGKKPAQKK
- a CDS encoding sugar phosphate isomerase/epimerase produces the protein MHIKRRIFIQTSAAAGAMGIMTQTAHAFTMPDPPRKATLKLSCQEGVAPEGSLAEKLDFLEKNGFAGFEVGGGNLSGRVSDLQKALKGRAIKISAICAGFKGVIISEQEPIRRQAMDSMKEILTAAGELNSTGLIIVPAFNNQTKLGNLEARPILVDLLKELGEHAVNVKSRILLEPLNRKEAFFLRQVADAAAICRDVGSPGISCMGDFWHMTWEETSDLGAILSAGTYLHHMHIASRKRRKMPGEDEGDNYVDGFRGLKLLGYQDYVSFECGSVGDKKATIPAAAKLLREQWEKA